The Pseudarthrobacter defluvii DNA window GCTGCCGTTCTTGAACTCGCTGACCACGTCGGCACGGTTCCGGGTGCTGCCGTCGAGGTAGCAGTACTCGATCTCCTCCTCGTCCAGCCGCTCCCGGACCTTCCCCAGGAACCCGGTGAACTGGCTGAAGATCAGCGCGCGGTGACCCTCGGCCACCAGGTCCTCCAGCTGTTCGAACAATACGTCGAGCTTGCTGGAGCGGACGGCGGACAGCGCAGGGTCCACCAGCGACACGTCCAGGCTGAGCTGCCGGAGCAGGGTCAGCGACTGGAAGATGGTGAACCGGTTCTTGTTGACGTCCTCGATCAGGCCCAGGATCTTTTGCCGCTCACGCTGCAGGTGCGTCTGGTACACCTTCTGGTGCCGCGGATTCAGCACCACCTCAAGGATCTGCTCCTGCTTGGGCGGCAGGTCCTTGATCACCTGGTCCTTGGTGCGCCGCATCATCAGGGGCCGGACGCGGCGCCGAAGCTTCTCCAGCTGCCCCTTGTCGCCGTTCTTCTCCACCGGCTTCTGGTAGTACTCGGCAAAGCGCTTGGGGCTGGCGAACAGGCCCGGCGCCACGATGGACGTCAAAGCCCAGAACTCCATGAGGTTGTTCTCCAGCGGGGTGCCAGTGATGACCAGCTTGAACGCCGCCGGCAGCTTGCGCGCGCACTGGTAGGCCTTGGACTGGTGGTTCTTCACGAACTGCGCCTCATCCAGCACCAGCCCGGCCCAGGTCCGGGAGGCGTAGGCCTCGTAGTCGATGCGGAACAGGGCGTAGGAGGTGATGACGACGTCAGCCCCGCCAAGTGAGTCCGCCACGTCCTGGCCGCTCTTGGCGAAGGTCTCGCCGACCGTGCGCACCGTGAGGCCAGGGGCAAAGCGCGCGGCTTCGGCGGCCCAGTTGCCCACCACGCTGGTGGGCGCCACCACCAGGAAGGGCGCGACGGCGGCGGGCTCGCCTGCAGCGCCGGCGGCAGCCCCGGCGTCGGCCTGGTCTCCGGACGAAAGGGCGAGGTCCTTCGCGGCGCACATCAATGCCAGCGCCTGGACGGTCTTGCCCAGGCCCATGTCGTCGGCCAGGACGCCGCCCAGCCCGTGCTTGTACAGGAAGCTGAGCCAGTTGAAGCCCTCCAGCTGGTACGGGCGCAATTCGGCATTGAGGGAGGACGGCAGCGGCAAGCCGTCCACTCTGCCTTCCAGGAGCCCGCCCACCGCGGACCGCCAGGCCGCGGCCTGTTCGTCCACGATGCCCAGCTGCGCCAGCTCATCCCACAGCCCCGCCTGGAACCGGCTGATCTGCAGCGGTGCGTCCTTGTTGTCCTGCAGCGACCTGGCTTCCTCGATCAGCGCCCGCAGCTGGTGCAGCTCCGGCAGGTCCAAAGAGAAGTAGGCGCCGCTGGGCAACAGCATCTTGGTCTGGCCGGCCGCCAGCGCCGAGAACACGGCGGCGAAGGACACGGGCTGGCCTTCGAGCGATATCTGGATGCCCAGGTCGAACCAGTCGCGCTGCTCCGTGGCCTTGGTGGAGATCGACACCACCGGCGCTTCCTCGGCCTCGCGGTAGTCGGCGATATCGCCCACTGTCTCCACGTCCACGTCCGGGGCCTCCCGCAGCCGCGGCAGCACTTCCTCGGTGAAGGCCAGCGTGTCCAGGCCCGTGAGTTCGGCGGAGGCCGCCAGCCGGGGAGTGCCCCAGCCGCCCGTGGCGGATTCGCCCAGCGCGGGCACCACGTCCCACGGCTGGCCGATGCCTTCCAGGATGCGGGACTCCGCCGTGTCATCGCGGTAGCCCTGGTCGCCCGGGTGCCGCCACAGGGGCTGCGCGGTGACCAGCTTGCCGGTCTTGTAGTGCCATTCCCAGTGCAGCCGCACCCGGTGGTCCGCCCCGTAACTGGCCAGCAGCGACAGGGTGGGGACCGCCAGTTCGGGCAGCTCCACCGACTCGTCCCGCGCCGTGACCCGGGCCGTCTGCTTCAGTTTCGGGTAGAAGCCCGTGAGGAACCGGGATTCGTCCCTGGCCGGAATGTGCAGGGTGCTTGCGGCGGTGACGAACGCCAGCAGCTCCTCGCTCAGGCCGTTCTCCAGCGGCGCCAGCGTGATGGTTCCGTTGGGGTCGGGGACGCCGGGAAGGGCGGCCTCGCCGGAGGTGAAGAACAGGCCGTGCGCGGGGCGGCCGATGGTGCCCACGGATGACGGATCAACCTCAGCCCCCTCAACGGTGATGGTGGGCGAAAGCTCCAGCCCGCCGTCGGACTCCCCGTCCCTTGCCTTTGCGCCGGGATCCGCCGCGGAAGGTTCGGCCACCTGTGTGCCGTACCGGCTCAGGGAAAGCCCGACGGCGGCAGGGGCCTCCGCGAGCCGGACCGGCTCGGTGCCGCGCGAGTGGACCAGGGCGAGCCCCATCTTCCTGGCATCGGTCAACAGGCTCCACAGGTTCCTGCCCGCGTAGGAGTTCAGGCTCAGCCACAGGCCCGCGGAGTTGTGCATCCGGCTGGCGGCGGACGAATGGGCGGCCAGGAACTCCTGCAGCCATTCCACGTGCGCCTGGTTCGATTCACGGCGGAAGTTCAGGT harbors:
- a CDS encoding DEAD/DEAH box helicase yields the protein MPSQPDESADLAIQTPAINDRSLAAGLAYAMASRVSGISFDGGTGLLLGKVRGGAEVPYSTTAKLVRKAGGWSCTVGVCSCPVRKDCKHVAALLFAAEDNPSIRVQLLAPSTSTQVSRAPSAALSDWEQALSPLISQPGATASTGGVPLALQFEVEEPPPHFSYTGRRDPVRGVRQLKVRPVIMGAKGKWIRGDVSWNTLSYLNFRRESNQAHVEWLQEFLAAHSSAASRMHNSAGLWLSLNSYAGRNLWSLLTDARKMGLALVHSRGTEPVRLAEAPAAVGLSLSRYGTQVAEPSAADPGAKARDGESDGGLELSPTITVEGAEVDPSSVGTIGRPAHGLFFTSGEAALPGVPDPNGTITLAPLENGLSEELLAFVTAASTLHIPARDESRFLTGFYPKLKQTARVTARDESVELPELAVPTLSLLASYGADHRVRLHWEWHYKTGKLVTAQPLWRHPGDQGYRDDTAESRILEGIGQPWDVVPALGESATGGWGTPRLAASAELTGLDTLAFTEEVLPRLREAPDVDVETVGDIADYREAEEAPVVSISTKATEQRDWFDLGIQISLEGQPVSFAAVFSALAAGQTKMLLPSGAYFSLDLPELHQLRALIEEARSLQDNKDAPLQISRFQAGLWDELAQLGIVDEQAAAWRSAVGGLLEGRVDGLPLPSSLNAELRPYQLEGFNWLSFLYKHGLGGVLADDMGLGKTVQALALMCAAKDLALSSGDQADAGAAAGAAGEPAAVAPFLVVAPTSVVGNWAAEAARFAPGLTVRTVGETFAKSGQDVADSLGGADVVITSYALFRIDYEAYASRTWAGLVLDEAQFVKNHQSKAYQCARKLPAAFKLVITGTPLENNLMEFWALTSIVAPGLFASPKRFAEYYQKPVEKNGDKGQLEKLRRRVRPLMMRRTKDQVIKDLPPKQEQILEVVLNPRHQKVYQTHLQRERQKILGLIEDVNKNRFTIFQSLTLLRQLSLDVSLVDPALSAVRSSKLDVLFEQLEDLVAEGHRALIFSQFTGFLGKVRERLDEEEIEYCYLDGSTRNRADVVSEFKNGSAPVFLISLKAGGFGLNLTEADYVFLLDPWWNPASEAQAVDRTHRIGQARNVMVYRLVAKDTIEEKVMALKTRKSQLFADVMEGDALSGGAITAEDLAGLFKE